GTTTATTTAGGAATGGGGCCTTGGCGGCCGGGTGGTCGAGTCGCGACGGCCGCGCCCGCTCGAACTGGAGGTCGAGATGGATCGACCTCGCGGGATGGCTTGGCACGAGGGAGGTGGTCCATGACCTCGGTCGCGGAGCGAGACGCCGGGACGCCCCGCCGAGGGGTTCGGCTCCTCCTCGGCTCGGCGCTCGCGGCGCTGTCCACGGTGGGGATCGTCGTCCTGATGATGGTCCTGGCCGGGGCTTTCGAGCCGAAGGTGAAGGTGGCGCGATCCGGCGGCGATGTCCGAGGGGCCGCCGCGCCGGTCGACCGGCGGTTGGGGGTCGTGAAGCGAGTTCGGCGGCCGCGGCAGGAGTCGGCGGTCGGCACGATCCGGGCCGTCTACGAGGCGGTCGTCGCCTCGAAGATCCTCGCGAGGGTGGAGCAGGTGCAGGTCAAGGCCGGGCAGGAGGTGAAGCAGGGCGACGTGCTGGTCGTCCTGGACAAGGCCGACCTGAAATCCAGGAACGAGCAGGCGACGTCGGGGGAGGCCTCGGCCAGGGCGAAGTACGACCAGGCGGAGACCGAATTCGGCCGCGCCCAGCGATTGGCGGCCCGGGCGTCGATCACGCAGAGCGAACTCGACCAGGCGAACACCGCCCTCAAGTCGGCGAAGGCCGAGTGGGATCGGGCCCGGCAGGCCGTCGAGGAGACCCGGATCGTCGAGGCGTACGCGACCGTGCGCGCCCCGATGTCGGGCCGGGTCGTCGACAAGAAGGTCAACGCCGGCGACACCGTCGTCCCGGGCCAGATGCTGCTGACCATGTACGACCCCGGCCGGATGCAGATGGTCGCCACGGTGCGCGAGTCGCTGGCCCTCCGGTTGAAGGTCGGCCAGCAAGTCCCCGCGCGGCTGGACGCGCTGGAGCACGTCTGCCAGGCCGTGGTCAGCGAAATCGTCCCCGAGGCGCAGGCCGAGAGCCGGTCGTTCCAGGTGAAGGTGACCGGGCCTTGCCCACCGAACGTCTACAGCGGCATGTTCGGCCGGATCTTCATCCCGCTCGAGGACGAGGACGTCCTGATCGTCCCCGCGGGGGCGGTGCGCCGGGTCGGGCAGCTCGACGAGCTCGACGTCGTCGAAGGTGCGGCGATCAGTCGCCGGGCGGTGCAATTGGGGCGGACGCTCGACGAGGGCCTCGAGGTCCTCTCGGGCCTCGAGGAGGGCGAGCAGGTCGTGCTCCCGAAGGATTCCCCGGGTCGATCGGCGGGAGGCCGATGATGGGCGAGCGGGATTCAGGGGCCGGCCCGAACGGCGTCGGGCCGAAGCGGCACGATTTCCTCAACGGGATCGTCCACGTCTTCCTCGACAATAATTTCTCGATCATCCTGATCGTCGTCTCCGTCCTGATCGGCCTGGCGGCCCTGCTGGTGACCGCCCGGGAGGAGGATCCGCAGATCGTCGTGCCGCTGGCCGACGTCATGGTGAGCATGCCGGGCCACTCGGCCGCCGAGGTCGAACAGCTCGCGGCGAACCCCCTGGAGAAGATCCTCTATCAGATCGACGGCGTGGAATACGTCTACAGCATGTCGCGCGAGAACCAGGCCGTCATCACGGTCCGGTTCTACGTCGGCCAGGACCGCGAGCGGAGCCTCGTCAAGCTCTTCAAGAAGATCAACGAGAACCAGGACGTCATCCCGCCCGGCGTCTCCGGCTGGGTCGTCAAGCCGGTCGAGATCGACGACGTCCCGGTCGTCTCCCTGACGCTCGCCGGCGAGGAGGGCGACGGCTACGGCCTCAGGAGGGTCGGCGAGGAGGTCGTCCAGCGCCTGTCGGCGCTGCCCGGGGTCTCGCGGGCCTACGTCGTCGGGGGCGAGCCCCGCAGGGTGCGGGTCGACCTCGACCCCGAGCGGCTCCAGGCGTACGCCCTCGGCCCCCTGGAGGTCCAGACGGCGATCCAGGGGGCGAACGTCACCCGTCCCGCCGGCGACTTCACCCGCGGCGACGCGGTCGTCCGGGTCGAGGGGGGCGTCGCGGCCGACCGCCCGGAGCGGATCCGCGACCTGGTCGTGGGGGTCTTCCAGAACCGCCCGGTCTTCCTCAAGGACGTGGCCACCGTACGCGACGGGCCCAACGAGGCGACCAGCTACCTCCGCCACGGCTGGGGCCCGGCGCGGGGGTTCGAGGCGCCCGAGGGGTTCCCGGGCGTCGAGGTCGCCGGACGCGGCGGATCCGGTGCGTCCCGACGCGCGACGGCCGGCGTCGTCGCCGCGAGGCCCGCCGTCACGGTGGCCATCGCCAAGCAGAAGGGGACCAACGCGGTGACCGTCGCGGAGTCCGTCCTCCGCGCGGCCGGGGAGCTCAGGAGCGACGTCGTCCCTTCGGGCATGGAGCTCGTCGTCACCCGCAACTCGGGGCTGACCGCCGACGAGAAGGTCGACGAGCTCGTCGAGGGCCTGTGGGTGGCGATCGTCATCGTCATCGCGCTCTTGACCCTCAGCCTCGGCTGGCGCGAGGCGATGATCGTCGCCGTCGCGGTGCCGGTGGTCTTCGGTCTGACGCTCGGGGTCAATCTGCTCTTCGGCTACACGATCAACCGGGTGACGTTGTTCGCCCTGATCCTTTCGCTCGGCCTGCTGGTCGACGACCCGATCGTGGACGTCGAGAACATCGCGCGGCATTTCGAGATGCGCGGCCGGGCGACGCGGGACATCGTGCTCGAGGCGGTCGCCGAGATCCGCCCGCCCCTGATCAGCGCGACGCTGGCGGTGATCGTGAGCTTCCTGCCGCTGTTCTTCATCACCGGCATGATGGGCCCCTACATGGCCCCGATGGCGCTGAACGTGCCGGTGGCCATGCTGATGTCGATGCTCGTGGCGTTCACCATCACGCCCTGGATGGCCTACCAGGTCCTCCACAAGAAGTTCAACTCGGGCGCCCATGCGGGCCGCCCCCACACGGACGAGGAGGACCTCGAGGCGCTCCGCCGCACGTTCCTCTACCGCCTGTTCCGACCGATGATGGCCCCCCTGATCGGTTCGCGGCGGGCGGCCTTGACGTTCCTGACGTCGATCGCCCTGCTCACGGCCGCCGCGACAGGGCTCGCGGCGCTCCGGATGGTCCCCTTGAAGATGCTGCCCTTCGACAACAAGAACGAGTTGCTGCTGGTCCTCGACTTCGACGAAGGGACCACCCTGGAGCGCGCGAACGCCGCGGTCCGGGAGGTCGAGGCCGAGGTGGCGACGGTCCCCGAGGTCACCGACTACGTCAGCTACGTCGGCCTCCCCAGCCCGATCGACTTCAACGGCCTGGTCAGGCACTACTACCTGCGGCAGACGCCCCACAACGCCGAGGTCCGCGTGAACCTGGTCGGCAAGAAGCACCGCGCGGCGCAGAGCCACGCGATCGCCCTGCGGCTCCACGACCGCCTGACCGCGCTCGCCGGCAGGCGCCACGCGCGGCTCAAGGTCGTCGAACTGCCTCCGGGGCCGCCCGTGCTCGCCTCGCTCGTGGCCGAGGTGAGCGGCCGGCCGGAGCACTCGTACGACGACCTCACGTCCGCGGCCGCGACGGTCGCCCGGCGGCTCGGGGCGGAGCCGGGGGTCGCGGAGGTGGACGACACGGTCGAGGCCCCCGCCCGGAAGCTCGTGTTCGTCGCCGACCAGGAGAAGGCCGCCCTCAACGGGGTCTCCGTCGACGAGATCGCCCGGACCCTCCGCCTCGTCCTGTCCGGCGGCGACGCCGGCACGGTGCGACTCGCGGGCGAACGGAACCCGCTCCGCGTCGAGCTCCGCCTGCCGCGCTCGCTCCGATCCAGCCGCCAGGACCTGGCGAGCGTGCGGGTCAAGGGCCGGACGGGCCAGTTCACGGCGCTGTCGGAGCTCGGCGGCTGGGAGGAGACCCGCGTCGACCAGACGATCTACCACAAGAATCTGGAGCGCGTGGTCTACGTGACCGCCGAGACGCTGGGGCGCACCCCGGCGGAGTGCGTCCTCGACGTGACCTTCGACCGGCGGCCCGACGGGACCTCGCCGACGGGCGCCTCGACGGATCAAGGTTGGGTGTCCGACGCCGAGCCGCGGAAGCTCTCCGAGCGGACGTTCCTCCGCAACGGCGGAGGCATCCCCTGGGCCGTGCCCGCCGGCGTGCGAGTCGGGTTCAGCGGCGAGGGCGAGTGGAAGATCACCCTCGACGTGTTCCGCGACCTCGGCCTCGCGTTCGCGGCGGCCATGGTGATGATCTACGTGATCCTCGTGATGCAGACGAACTCGTTCCTGATCCCGCTGGTCGTGATGCTCGCCATCCCGCTCACCGTACTCGGCGTGATGCCGGGCTTCTGGCTGCTGAACGCCATGAACGGGCAGGTCGTCGGCGGGCGCGCCGACCCCGTGCTCTTCACCGCCACGGCCATGATCGGCATGATCGCGCTCGCCGGCATCGTGACCCGCGACGCGATCATCCTGGTCGATTTCATCGGCCAGTCCGTCGAGAAGGGCCGCCCGCTCTTCGACGCCATCATGGAGAGCCGCGTCGTGCGGATGCGTCCGATCCTCCTGACGGCGGGTGCGGCGATGCTCTCGAGCATCCCCATCACGCTCGACCCGATCTTCTCGGGGCTGGCGTGGTCGCTGATCTTCGGGTTGTTCGCGTCGACGATCTTCACCCTGTTCGTGATCCCGGTGTCGTACTGGCTGCTCCACGCCGAGAAATCCGGCGTCGCGAGCCGCCCGCCGGCCGGCTCGCGCGACGTCGGTGCGGTCGTCGAGCCTTGACGTGCGAAGCCGGCGGCGCGCACGTCCGTCGTGCACCGAATCAAGGCCGACGACCTGGATCGCGAACTCGCCAACGGCGAGATCATCGCCCGCCACCGCGCGGCGGGAGCGGTCCTAGATCCGTTTCTGCCAGGTCTTGAGGAGCTTGCGGTTGCGATCGACCTCCGCCTGCGCCTCCTCGATGATGTTGCCGCAGACCAGTCGGCAGAGTTGCTCGACGAGGGGGTCGCCCACCGAGTAGAACACCTGCAGGCCTTCCTTTCGGCGGGAGACCATCCCGGCCTCCGCCAGCATCTTCAGGTGCTTCGAGACGTTCGCCTGGTTCTGCCCGGTCTCGACGACCACGGCCCCGACGTTCTTCTCGCCGGCCAGCAGGGCGCGGAGGATCGAAAGCCGCGTGCGGTCGCCCAGCATCCGGAACTTCTCGGCCACACGTTCCAGGAGTTCGTCGGGGATCGCGACAGCCATGGAGCCCGCTGAATATCCGTTTGGCAGTATAGGAAATTGGTTGTTCTACGAATAATAGCACGGCGTCCCGCGCTGTCCAGGACGGGACGAACGGGGAATCGTCCCGAAACGCGACATCGATTCGATCATGCGTGGAAGCTTGATCGATGGATCGAACCCGATTGCGACGCGGTCGCCTCGACCTGGCAAGGAAGCACCCGCACACGCCGGCCCAAGAAAATTCAGATCGATCATGTATACAAATATGAAATCCATGACTTCGTTCCGGAGTTCCGCGTCCGGTTCGCCACGAATGGAGCGGCCCCAACACCCGAAACCCCGATTGTCATCGACCGTCTGAAATTGGTCCCCCCGCACTGGCGTCGGACCGACGTCGCGTCGGGCCTCTGCCTCGCGAGATCGCCGGCGCCATGCCGTTTCGCGCCCCGACGGGCGATGAATCCTGGCGCGTCCCCCTCGGCGATCGATCTCCCACCGGGTTACTGTGCAGTCGTGGAACGAGAAGCGGGGGCGGGGCGATGTACGGCGACGAACACCGGAGTGGGCTGGCCGCGGACGACGTCCCGGTCGACCGCCTGCCGCGGTTCGTCGAGGGCGCCGGCTTCCTCGCCGAGCGGACGGGGCCGGGGCCCAGCGCGATCCCTCGACGGCCGTGTCCAAAGGAAAGAGCTGATGTCAGCCATCAGGACGACCTGGTACGCCCAGACCCTGAAGGACATGGCCCCGGAACATTGGCAGCCGTTGATGGAGCATCTGCGATGCGTGGCCGAGCTGGCCTCGGCCCACGCGTCCGCCTTCGACTCGTGCGAGTGGGGGCGGACGGCCGGTCTCTGGCACGACCTGGGCAAGTACGCGGTCGACTTCCAGGACTACCTCCTCGGCTCCGCGGCGGCCCCCGGCCGTCCTCGACGCTTCGGTCGTCGACGGCCGCCCGGGACGGGTCGACCACTCCACCGCCGGGGCCGTCCACGTTCTCGAAGGCTGCGCCGGCCGCCTCGTCCGCCAGGGCGAGCTGCCCCCGGCCGAGGCGGCGTTGGCGATGCTCGTCGCCGGCCACCACTCGGGCCTGCCGCCGAAGTTGAACTTCGAGCCCGAACGGCTGACCAGGGCCGAGAAGAAGACCCGCCTCGACGAGGCCTGTCGCGGCGGCGGGGCCGAGATCGCCGCCCTGCTCGGGCACGCCTTGCCGGGTGCTCCCGCGACGCTGCGCCCGGAGGCGCTCGCGGCATGGACCGGCCGCGAGCGCCTTCAAGAGTCCCTCCTGCGGCACGAATTCTGGACCCGCATGCTCTTTTCGGCCCTGATCGACGCCGACCGCCTCGACACCGAGCGGTTCAAGGATCGCGAGCGGGCCGAGGCGCGCCAGGCGTCGAAGGCCGGGGCGGACATCCTGAAAGAGCTTCGTGAGAAGCTCGGGCGGCGGCTGGAGGCGGTGTCCCGGGCCGCGCACGTGCGTACGGCCGCGCTGCCCGATGCGGCCCGGGCGCGGGCCGAGGCGGTCCTCAAGCTTCGGGCCGACGTGCTGGCCGCCTGCCGTCGCGCCGCCGAGCGCATTCCTGGGCGACACTCCCTGACCGTCCCCACCGGCGGGGGCAAGACGCTGTCGGCCCTCGCCTTCGCCCTCGACCACGCGATCCGCCACGACCTGCGCAGGGTGATCGTCGTCATCCCCTTCACGAGCATCATCGACCAGACGGCCGCGGTCTACCGCGAGGCGTTCGGGGATGCGGGGGAAGGGATCGCCCTCGTCGAACATCACAGCAACCTCGAGCCGTCGCGGGACACCTACGAGAACCGTCTGGCCTCGGAGAACTGGGACGCGCCCGTGATCGTGACGACGAGCGTCCAGTTCTTCGAAAGCCTCTTCTCCGCCCGCGGGACCGCCGCGAGGAAGCTGCACAACATCGCCCGGAGCGTCGTGGTCTTCGACGAGGTCCAGGCCCTGCCGCACCACCTCCGGACCCCGATCTTCGACGTCCTGAACCGGCTCGTCGACCATTACGGCGTCTCCGCCCTGTTCTGCACCGCGACCCAGCCGGCCCTCGAACTGGCGAGGAGCAACCGACGGGCGTTCCCGAACCTCCCCGGGGTGGTCGAGGTCGTCGACGACGTCCAGGCCGCCTTCGACGCCGTCAAGGAAAGGGTCGAAGTCGACTGCTCGCGAGCCCTCGATCCGACGACCTGGGAGGACCTGGCCGCAGAGCTTCGGGAGCCGGGCCGGGGACGCGTCCTCGTGATCGTCCAACGTCGCGACGACGCCCGCGCGCTCTGCGAACTCCTGGGACCCGGCGCGTTCCACCTGTCGGCCCTGATGTGCGCGGCCCATCGCCGCGAGGTCCTGGCGCGGATCGCCGGGGCCTTGCGAGGCGGGGGGGCCTGCCGGGTGGTCAGCACGACTCTCGTCGAGGCCGGCGTCGACCTGGACTTCCCCGTCGTCTACCGCGACCTCGGGGGCGTGGACGCCCTGGCCCAGGCCGCCGGCCGCTGCAACCGCGAGGGGCGGCTCGCCGACGAGCATGGCCGTCCGATCCCGGGGAGACTGATCGTCTTCCGCTCCCCCTCGGAACCGCCCCCCGGCCTGCGTCCCGGCGACGATACGACCGCGAGCCTCCTCAGGGAGCAAGAGGGCCGGCTCGACCTTTTCGATCCCTCCACCTACCGCACCTACTTCTCGCGTTACTTCGCCGACGTCACTCCCGACGCTCTCAAAGTGATGGAAGCCCGCCTCGCCCGCGACTTCCCCGAGACCGAGATACGCTTCCGCATGATCGATGACCAGGGCCGGGCGTCGATCGTCGTCCCGTACGGCGACGCCGCCGAGCGGGTCGAAGCCTACCGCTGCGCGCCCTGCCGATCGACGCTCCGCGACCTACAACCCTACATCGTGGACGTACCGCAATCGCAATTCACGACGCTCGTCCGCGGAGGCGTGATCGAGGCCATCCACGACCAGGTGAACTGGCTCGTCGCCATCGGCCCCCAGTATCACCCCACGTTCGGCCTGGAGGTGGAACGAATCATTCCGGCCGATCCCGCGAGTTTGATCACTTCGCAAGATTGAAAATCTCAGAAAACTCCGCGATGCCCTGTATATCGAACCAGAGATTGCTAGCCTGGCCGCAAGAGCGTATCCATCACCGCATGATTCGAGGCGTCAACGCCTTCCCGGGATGACGGAGCGACTAGGATTGCGGTCGAGACGATGAGAGATTGCTGCGCGATGCGGACAGGATTCTTCACCTGATATGCGTTCCAATTAGCTTGACGGCAAAGCCAGCCTCTCGGCTGTAGGTCATGGTGGGAGTTCGTCGACCCATCCCCGTCCGAGGGGACCGCCATGAAGTCATGGCTCGACCTGGATGCGTCCTGGGAACCTGGCTGGGCCCGACGGTCGATGCGGGATCTCTTTGAATGCGAGGAGTTCCGGCGGGAGTTCCCCGTCGAGTACAAACGGGGCCGCCCCAAGTCCCGCGGGGCCGACGAGGTGCAGTTATGCGCCCAGGCGATGTGCCTGGAGGAGATGCTGGGCCTGGACGTCCCCCGCGGCTCCCTCTTCTACGGCGAGACGCGCCGCCGCAAGCCGGTGGAGTTCACGCCCACGCTGCGATCGCGCGTCGAGGAGGCCGCGCGGCGATGCCGCGAGCTGTTCGACTCCCGGACCACGCCCCGGGTGGCGCGTCACAAGGGCTGCGACCGCTGCTCGCTCCTGGAGAGCTGCCTGCCCGAGGTGACGGGACGACCCACCGCCTCGCAGCCCGGCGCGACGGCCCAAACCCATTACGTTGAACTCCCGGAGGACGCCCCTTGAGCAGCTACCACAATACGCTCTACGTGACGACGCCGGGCGCCTACCTGGCCAAGGACCACGAGAACGTCGCGGTGCGGGTCGAACATCGGACCTGCCTGGAGGTCCCGATGCACCACCTCGGCGGCGTGGTCTGCTTCGGGCCGGTGTCCGCCAGCCCCGAGCTCGTGGCCGCCTGCGTCGAGCGCGGGATCGGGTTCTCCTTCCTCGACGTCAACGGCCGATTCCCGGCCCGCGTCGAGGGCGAGGAATCGGGCAACGTCCTGCTCCGCCGCCGCCAGTACCGCCTCGCCGACGACCCGAGGGCTTCGGCCGGCCTGGCCCGATCGTTCGTCTTCGGCAAGGTCGCCAATTGCCGGGCCATGCTCGTGCGTTCCGCCCGCGAGCAGGCCGAGCCCCTCGCGGCCTTGCGCGACGCAGCAGCCCGAATTCCACGCCTGGATCTTCAGCACCATGCAGTTCATCTTCGCCGGCAACGACACCTCCGGCCTCCAGCACGGCACCGTCCCGACGCCCGAGAAGTTCTTCCCGAGATGGAAGGAGGACGAGGCCGACGACGGCGGATGCAAGCTGGACAAGTACCTGCGGAAGATGTGCCGCGAGGACCGGCTCGTCGAGCTGATGCACGACTTCGTCCTGTTCGACGGCGGCGTCAAGAAGGTCCCGCGGGTGCACCAGTACTTCGGCGTCAAGGCCGCCCAGGAGCACGTCCGCCTGAGGAAGGGCGGCATCGTCTGGCACACGCAGGGCAGCGGCAAGAGCATCGTGATGGTGCTCCTGGCCAAGTGGACCCTCGAGAACGACCCCGAGGCCCGCGTGGCGGTCGTGAACGATCGCGACGAGCTGGACAAGCAGGTCGAGGGCGTCTTCGCCGCCGTGGGCGAGGAGATCTACCGCACCGGCAGCGGGCGCGACCTGATGAAGCAGCTCGGCCTGGCGAGGCCGCGGCTCCTCTGCTCGCTCGTGCACAAGTTCGGCAAGCGGGGGAAAAGCCCGACCAGGAGTTCGACCAGTGCTTGAAGGACCTCCAGGAGCAGCCGAGCCTCACGGTCGGCGAGGACTTCGTGTTCGTCGACGAGTGCCACCGCACCCAGAGCGGCCGGCTCCACAAGGTGATGAAGGCGATGACGCCCGACGCCGTATTCATCGCATCGGCTTCACCGGTACGCCGCTCTCGAAGACGGACCGGGAGACGAGCCTTGAGGTCTTCGGCGGCTACATCCACACCTACGAGTTCAGCGAGGCGGTCGAGGACGAGGTGGTGCTCGACCTCGTCTACGAGGCGCGGGACATCGATCAGAATCTGGGCTCCCAGACGAAGATCGACGCCTGGTTCGAGGCCAAGTCGAAGGGCCTGAACGACTGGCAGAAGCTCGAGCTCAGGAACAAATGGGGCACGATGCTGCAGGTGCTGAGCTCGTAGTCGCGGATGGACCGCGTGGTGGCGGACGTCGTCTTCGACTTCAAGGACCTGTTCAAGAAGGTCGAGAAGGCGATCGCCGTCTACCCCTCCGAGCTGGACCGCAGCGCCGGCGGCTCCGACCCGGAAGTGCTGCTGCAGGACCGCCTGACGAAGGGCAAGGAACGCCTCGACGGCGCCATCGAGGCCCTCGAGTTGCTCCGCGAGCCGATCGATCGACCGAAAGGCGACCTCGAGCACATCCATTGTTTCTGCGGCAACACCGAGGTGCCGACGGACCTGAAGGACCGCGAGCCCCAGCGGGCGGCCCTGTACAAGGCGACGGTCTTCCTGCTCCGCTCCTACTCCAACATCGCCGACGAGTCGTCGGGCGCCGGCTACACGGACGCGGAGATCGCCCGCATCCGGGGACGACTCGACCATTACCTGAAGGTGCGCGAGGTGGTCCGCCAGGCGAGCGGCGAGGTCCTCGACTTCAAGCCCTTCGACGCCGACATCGAGGCGTCCGAGCCGCGGAAGATCTCCCCCTTCGACGGCATCGGGCTTTTGGACCTCATCGTGAAGACCGGGATCGCCGACGCGATCGCCCAGCAGTTGTCGGGGCTCAAGGGGAACTCGACCGCGATCGCCGAGACGATCGAGAACGACGTCCGGAGCACGATCGTCAAGAAGCAGCTCACCGACCCGGCGTCCTACGCGCGGATGTCGAAGCTGCTCGACGAGATCATCTCCGCCCGCAGGGCGAGGGCCGTCGAGTACGAGGAGTACCTGAGGCGGATCGCGGAGCTTGTGAAGAAGGTGGACGCCGGGCGGTCCGAGCGATCCTCACGCAGTCGAGACGACGATCCGTTCGAGTCCGAGCCAAGCTGCAATCGCCTGCAGCTCCTGGGCGAGTTCGTCCCGAGTCTCGGGCGGCGCGTCCGGCTCGAGGTGCACGGCGTGGACGAGCAGGCTCGACGTCGCCCGATCGCCTTTCAGGTCGACGCGTCCGACGAGCCGCTCTCCCAAAAGGAACGGCAGCACGTAGTAGCCGTACCGCCGCTTCTCCGCCGGCGTGTAGATCTCGATGCGGTATCGGAAGCCGAACAACCGCTCCGTGCGCGCCCGCTCCCAGACGAGCGGGTCGAAGGGGGCCAGGAGCGCCCGGGCCTCGATCCTTCGCGGGCGTCGGGCGTCCTTGTGGAGGAAGGCGGCCGTCCAGCCCGGGATCCTGACCGGCCGAAGCGTCCCCTGCTCCACGAGCGCGGCGATCGCGCGAGCCGCGTCGGCGGGGCGGAGCCGGAAGTAGTCGCGGAGCTCGATGGACGTCGCCACTCCCAGGGCCCGGGCGGAGAGCTCGACGAGACGGCGTTGCGCCTCCGCCTCGTCCGGCGTCGGCAGCGTCGAGATCTCGGCGGGGATGACGCGCTCGGCGAGGTCGTACACCCGCTCGAAGCTGGGGCGGCGCGTGGCGGTGGTGATGCGGCCCGCCCAGAACAGCCACTCGAGCATCCGCTTGGACTCGCTCCACTCCCACCAGCCGGTGCGGCTCCGCTCGAAGTCGGACGCCGAGAGCGGCCCTTCCTCCCTGATGCGGTCGAGCACCCGCATGGCCTCGGGCCGCCTCTCGCCGGCGAACACCCGAATGCCCTGATATCCGGCCTCGCCCCGATCCGCGCGCGCCATCCGCCACCGGAGCAGGGGATGGAGCGAGAGCGGCAGGAGCGAGGCCTCGTGGGCCCAGTACTCGAACAGCCGCCGTTCTCGCGGGCGGCCCCACGCCGCGCGGTCCAGGAGCGATCGATCGTAGCCGCCCAGCCGCGAGAAGGCGGGCAGATAGTGGGCGCGGGCGAGCACGTTGACGCTGTCGATCTGGTGAAGGCCCAGCCGTCCTATGGTGCGTTGGAGGTGGCGGCCGTCGGCCCGCTCCGGCCTCGGCGCGCCGAAGCCCTGGGCCGCGAGGGCGATGCGCCTGGCTTCGGCGAGGCTCAGGTGATCATTCATCGGTCGAGATGCGCCTCGCGGTCGGGTGGGACTCGTGCACGTGAACGGGGCCGTCGTGATTTTTCGTACACGGGTGGACATCCATGTGGTAGATTCCTAAAAAGTCTAACTCATGGTCGCGACGATTCGACACCGCCGGCGCCGTTTCTCCGGCGGGCCGACCGATCCTGGTCGTCGAGTTCGAGGGGCGTGAACGTGGTCAGGGCTGAACGGCGGCGGAAGATCATCCACATCGACATGGACGCCTTCTACGCGTCCGTCGAGCAGCGCGACGATCCGGGGCTCCGCGGCAGGCCCGTCGCGGTCGGCGGCTCGCGCGAGCGCGGCGTCGTGGCGGCGGCGAGCTACGAGGCGCGCAAGTTCGGCGTCCGGTCCGCCATGCCCTCGGTCACGGCGAAACGGAAGTGCCCGGGGCTCATCTTCGTGAAGCCGCGGTTCGACGTCTATCGGGCGGTGTCGCAGCAGATCCGCGCGATCTTCGCCGAGTACACGCCCCTCGTCGAGCCCCTCTCGCTCGACGAGGCCTATCTCGACGTCACCGAGAACCTGAAAGCGATCGCTTCGGCGACCGCGATCGCCGAGGAGATCCGCGCGAGGATCCGCGCCGAGACCGGCCTGACCGCGTCGGCCGGCGTCTCGTACAACAAGTTCCTCGCGAAGATCGCGTCGGACGAACGCAAGCCCGACGGCCTGTTCGTCATCACGCCGAGGCGAGGGCCGGCGTTCGTCGAGGGCTTGCCCGTGGGGAAGTTCCACGGCATCGGCCCCGTGACGAGGGCGAAGATGGAGGCGCTCGGGATCCGGAACGGCGGCGACCTGAAGGCCCGGACCTCGTCGTTCTTGCAGGAACACTTCGGCAAGGCGGGGCCGTATTACTTCCGGCTCGCCCGGGGCGTCGACGACCGCCCCGTCTCCGCCGACCGCGTCCGCAAGTCGATCGGCGCGGAGACGACGTTCGGCGCCGACCTCTTCACGGCCGAGGAGGCGCGCGCCGCGATCGAGCCGCTCGTCGGCAAGGTCTGGTCCTACTGCGAGGCCTCGACGCTCCGGGGGCGGACGGCGACGCTCAAGGCCAAGTACGCCGACTTCCGACAGGTCACCCGCAGCCGCACGGTCGACGCCCCGGTCGCGTCGCGGGCCGTGCTCGAGGAGATCATATCCGCCCTCCTCGAGCCCCTCTTCCCCGCCGGCAAGGGGATCCGCCTGCTCGGCGTGACGTTGTCGTCACTTGAAGTCGACTCGGAGCCCCGCGACGGTCGGCAGCTCCGACTGCCGCTCTGAGCCCGGCCGGTCGGTCCGACCCCGCCGTCTCAATCGCCTCGTACGCCGCAATGCAGCAGGCGAGCGACGACCGCAGGCTCTCCGAGAGGAGGACGAAGCCCACGTCGCGACATCGGACGTCGGCTTCGACAGTCCCGTTTCCGGGGGTTA
The DNA window shown above is from Paludisphaera mucosa and carries:
- a CDS encoding efflux RND transporter permease subunit; translated protein: MGERDSGAGPNGVGPKRHDFLNGIVHVFLDNNFSIILIVVSVLIGLAALLVTAREEDPQIVVPLADVMVSMPGHSAAEVEQLAANPLEKILYQIDGVEYVYSMSRENQAVITVRFYVGQDRERSLVKLFKKINENQDVIPPGVSGWVVKPVEIDDVPVVSLTLAGEEGDGYGLRRVGEEVVQRLSALPGVSRAYVVGGEPRRVRVDLDPERLQAYALGPLEVQTAIQGANVTRPAGDFTRGDAVVRVEGGVAADRPERIRDLVVGVFQNRPVFLKDVATVRDGPNEATSYLRHGWGPARGFEAPEGFPGVEVAGRGGSGASRRATAGVVAARPAVTVAIAKQKGTNAVTVAESVLRAAGELRSDVVPSGMELVVTRNSGLTADEKVDELVEGLWVAIVIVIALLTLSLGWREAMIVAVAVPVVFGLTLGVNLLFGYTINRVTLFALILSLGLLVDDPIVDVENIARHFEMRGRATRDIVLEAVAEIRPPLISATLAVIVSFLPLFFITGMMGPYMAPMALNVPVAMLMSMLVAFTITPWMAYQVLHKKFNSGAHAGRPHTDEEDLEALRRTFLYRLFRPMMAPLIGSRRAALTFLTSIALLTAAATGLAALRMVPLKMLPFDNKNELLLVLDFDEGTTLERANAAVREVEAEVATVPEVTDYVSYVGLPSPIDFNGLVRHYYLRQTPHNAEVRVNLVGKKHRAAQSHAIALRLHDRLTALAGRRHARLKVVELPPGPPVLASLVAEVSGRPEHSYDDLTSAAATVARRLGAEPGVAEVDDTVEAPARKLVFVADQEKAALNGVSVDEIARTLRLVLSGGDAGTVRLAGERNPLRVELRLPRSLRSSRQDLASVRVKGRTGQFTALSELGGWEETRVDQTIYHKNLERVVYVTAETLGRTPAECVLDVTFDRRPDGTSPTGASTDQGWVSDAEPRKLSERTFLRNGGGIPWAVPAGVRVGFSGEGEWKITLDVFRDLGLAFAAAMVMIYVILVMQTNSFLIPLVVMLAIPLTVLGVMPGFWLLNAMNGQVVGGRADPVLFTATAMIGMIALAGIVTRDAIILVDFIGQSVEKGRPLFDAIMESRVVRMRPILLTAGAAMLSSIPITLDPIFSGLAWSLIFGLFASTIFTLFVIPVSYWLLHAEKSGVASRPPAGSRDVGAVVEP
- a CDS encoding ArsR/SmtB family transcription factor, translating into MAVAIPDELLERVAEKFRMLGDRTRLSILRALLAGEKNVGAVVVETGQNQANVSKHLKMLAEAGMVSRRKEGLQVFYSVGDPLVEQLCRLVCGNIIEEAQAEVDRNRKLLKTWQKRI
- a CDS encoding efflux RND transporter periplasmic adaptor subunit, whose amino-acid sequence is MTSVAERDAGTPRRGVRLLLGSALAALSTVGIVVLMMVLAGAFEPKVKVARSGGDVRGAAAPVDRRLGVVKRVRRPRQESAVGTIRAVYEAVVASKILARVEQVQVKAGQEVKQGDVLVVLDKADLKSRNEQATSGEASARAKYDQAETEFGRAQRLAARASITQSELDQANTALKSAKAEWDRARQAVEETRIVEAYATVRAPMSGRVVDKKVNAGDTVVPGQMLLTMYDPGRMQMVATVRESLALRLKVGQQVPARLDALEHVCQAVVSEIVPEAQAESRSFQVKVTGPCPPNVYSGMFGRIFIPLEDEDVLIVPAGAVRRVGQLDELDVVEGAAISRRAVQLGRTLDEGLEVLSGLEEGEQVVLPKDSPGRSAGGR